CGAGCAGCCCGTCGCGAGCGTCGAGGACCTCGCCGTCGTCCGCCGCCGCGTGGACGTGCCGATCGCCGCCGACGAGTCGATCCGCCGTGCCGAGGACCCCTACCGGGTGCGTGACCTCGAGGCCGCGGACATCGCCGTGCTCAAGGTGCAGCCGCTGGGCGGCGTACGCGCCTGCCTGCGGATCGCCGAGGACATCGGCCTCCCGGTGGTCGTGTCGAGCGCGCTCGAGACCAGCGTCGGCATCGCGGCCGGGGTGGCCCTCGCCGCCGCGCTGCCCGAGCTGCACCACGCGTGCGGCCTGGCGACCGTCCAGCTGCTCACCGACGACGTGGTCACCGACCGGCTGCTGCCCGTCGACGGGACGCTGCCGGTCGGCCGCCCCCGGGTCGACCCCGCGTCGCTCGACCGGCTCGCCGCGACTCCCGACCGCGAGGCGCACTGGCGTGCCCGGATGGACGCGGTGCGGAAGGATCTGCCGGCATGAGCAACCCGTCGACCCGGCTCGCGCGTGACGTGGCGACCGCGCTGCGCGGCGCGGGGGTGCGCGAGGTCGTCGTCGCCCCCGGGTCGCGCAACGCCCCGCTGTCCTTCGCGCTCTTCGACGCCGCACAGGCCGGCGCACTGCGGCTGCACGCGCGCCTCGACGAGCGCACGGCCGGCTTCCTCGCGCTCGGGCTGGCCAAGGTGTCCGGCCGCCCGGCGGCCGTGTCGTGCACCTCCGGCACGGCCGTGGCCCACCTGCTGCCCGCCGTCATGGAGGCGGCCCACGCAGGCGTCCCGCTCGTCGTCGTCACCGCGGACCGGCCCGCCCGGCTGCGCGGCACAGGCGCCAACCAGACCACCCACCAGGACGGCCTCTTCGGCGCCTTCGCCACGACGCTCGACGTCGCGGGTGCGGACCTCGACGAGCTGCTGGCGTTCCTCCGCACCCACGACCACCGGCGCCCGGTCCACCTCAACGTCCAGCTCGACGACCCGCTGCTGCCGGACGACGACGGCTGGGACGCGGGGGAGGCGCCCACCTGGCTGGTGCCGGCCGTCGGGCGTGCGGCCGACCCGGTCGAGCTCGAGGTCGGCCCCCGCACCGTCGTGGTGGCCGGCGACGACGCCGGCCCGCCGGCCCGCCAGCTCGCCGAGAGCGCCGGCTGGCCGCTGCTCGCCGAGCCGAGCAGCGGCTGCCGCACGGGCGACGCGGTCATCCGGACCTACCGGCTCCTGCTCGACGGCGACCTCGGCCGGAGGGTCGAGCGGGTCGTGGTCTTCGGTCACCCGACGCTCTCCCGCCCGGTGTCGCGGCTGCTCGCCCGCGACGACGTCGAGGTGGTCTCGGTCCGGGCGCGCGGGCTGTGGCCGGACCGACCCTTCGCGACGGCGCTCGAGGTGGACCCCGCCGACGGCGTACGCGTCGCGGGTCCCGACGCCCCGGGCTGGCTGGACGCCTGGCGCGAGGCCGACCGCACCACCTCCCGCGCCCTCGACCGGCTGCTCGCCGCCGAGCCCGACCTCACCCCGCACGAGGTCGCCGGCGCGGTGAGCCGCGCGCTGCCGCCCGGCGGGCTGCTGGTGGTCGGTGCGTCCAACCCGGTGCGCGACCTCGACCTGATGGTCGCGCCCTACGAGGTCGGCGCCCGCCGCAAGGTGATCGCCAACCGCGGCCTGGCCGGCATCGACGGCACCGTCAGCACCGCCGTCGGGGCGGCGCTCGCCCGCCGCTCGACGCGCGCGCTGGCGCTGATGGGCGACGTGACCTTCCTGCACGACACGACCGGGCTGTTCCTGGGCCCGCGCGAGGAGCGCCCCGACCTGACCGTCGTCGTGGTCAACGACGACGGCGGCTCGATCTTCGCGACCCTGGAGCAGGGAGCCCCGGCCCACGCCGACCGCTTCGAGACGCTCTTCGCCACCCCGCACGGGACCGACCTCGCCAGCCTGTGCGCGGCCGCCCGCGTCGCCCACCTGCGGGTCGACAGCCTGCCGGAGCTCGAGCAGGCGCTGGCCTCCCCGAACGGCGGGATCGAGGTCGTCGAGGCCCGGGTGCGCCGGGACAACCGGCGCGAGCTGGACGAAAAGATCCGCGCGCTGGTCCTTCCCTGAGGAAGGTCCAGCGCGCGGACCGTGGATCGTGGCGGTGCGAGGTGCGTCGTCAGCCGGTCAGGACTGCGGCGTCTCCCAGACGCGGACCCAGTCGACGTACATGTGCTGCGGGAGCTTCTTGTCGTTCATCTCCAGCGCCTCGTAGTCGGAGGCGAGCAGGCTCAGGATGAGGTACTGCTGGGCCTTCGAGACGCGGGCCGACGTGCGCCAGGTCTCCTTGCCGTCGATGCGCATGATGATCGCCTTGGGGGTCCACTGGACCGAGAAGACGTGGTAGTTCTTCGACCAGCCGTCCTTCTTGTTCTTGAGGAACGACGTCGAGTCCTTGATCCACGAGCCCGTCTTGATCAGGCGCTTGCCCTTGTACCAGTGGATGAAGCTGGTCAGGCCACCCTGCGGGTGCTTGTCACCGAAGTACTCGATGACGTCGATCTCGTGGCCGTCGCTGCCGGGGCCGTTCTCGCCCACGGGCTGCATCCAGAAGCTGGCGTGCTGGCCCTGGAGCTTCTGCATCTTGATGCGGGCCGCCGCGACGCCGTACTTGAAGTCGAAGGCGCCGCTGGTGCCGACGTGGCCGTTGAGGCGGTAGGAGATCTTCTTCTTCAGCTTGCGCGAGGTCGCCGTGCACTTGCCCTTGGCGGACTTGTCCTTGATGACGCTCAGGCGCAGGGCGCCGCCGCCGACCTTGACGGCCTTCGGGTCACCCTTGGAGCACTTGCGCTTGCTCATCGGCTCGTAGTCCTGGCCGCGCATGCTCCAGACCGGCGAGAGCGTCGAGCCGGAGAACTCGTCGCTGAAGGTCGGCGTGAGCCACTGCGTGGTGTCCGCCGGCTGGCTGCTGACCTTCTTGAGGCCCTTGAACTTCATCGCGGTGGCGCGGTAGGTGACGGCCTGGCCACCCTTCGACACGAGGGCCGAGAACTCGGCGCGACCGGCCTTGTCCTGCTTGGCCTTGCCGACGGTCTTCCACTTCGAGCCCTGGAGCTGCTCGAGGACGACCGGGCGGCCGACCTTCTTCGGCTTGATCGTCGCGGTGACGGCAGCCTTGGCCTTGTCGGCGCTGGTGGCGCCCCGACCCTGCTGGACGATCTGGGGGAGCACCTCCAGCGAGACCTTCTGGCCGGCCTTCTTGAACACCGACGTCGACGCGGGGCTGTCCGCGGATCCGGTGGAGCCCGTGGCCTGGACGGCCCCGGAGCTCATGAGCAGGGACGCGGGCAGGAGCAGCGCGGCGACGCTGCCTGCGAGCACGCGGCGTGCAGACATGTGAACTCTCTTTCGAGTCGGGTGCGATTCATCTCCCCCGGGCACTCCACCCGTCGGAGGCGGCACCACCCTAACCGGGGCGCTCCAATCCCACGCATTCTTCGGACGAACCCACCGCTGTGACGGGAGTGACGGGCGGGACGTCGCGAGCGGTGCGTGCGGCGCCCCCGTCGTCCTACGCTGGCGGCATGCGGATCACCAAGCACGGCCACGCCTGCGTCCGGCTCGAGCACGACGGCGCGGTGCTGGTGGTCGACCCGGGCGTGTTCACCGACCCCGGCGTCCTCGTCGGGGCCGACGCGGTCCTCGTCACCCACGAGCACGCCGACCACGTCCACCCCGACCACCTCCGGGGCACCGACGTCCCGGTCTGGACGATCGCCGCGGTCGAGCGTCGGCTGCGCGAGGAGGCGCCCGAGGTCGCCGACCGGGTCACGGTCGTACGCCCCGGTGACCGGCTCGACGTGGTCGGCCTCGCCGTCGAGGTCGTCGGGGAGAAGCACGCGGTGATCCACCCCGACTACGACCGCTTCGACAACTCCGGCTACCTCGTCGAGGCCGGCGGGCCCGGGGGCCGCAGCGTCTACCACCCCGGTGACGCGCTGACCCCGCCCCCGCGGCCGGTCGACGTGCTGCTGGCGCCGGTCAGCGCGCCGTGGCTCAAGGTGTCCGAGGCGGTCGACTTCGTGCGCGAGGTCGGGGCACCGGTCGCGCTCGGGATCCACGACCGCGTCTACAGCGACATCGGCCTCGACATGGTCGCGGCGCACATGGCGAACCTGCTGCCCGAGGGCCTCGCCTTCGTGCGGCGCGAGCCCGGCGAGGACGTCGACTGACTCAGCCCACCTCGAGGGCGTCGCGCACGGGGACGAACTTGGCCTGGGACTCGGCGAGCTCGGCCTCGGGGTCGGAGCTCGCGACGATGCCGCAGCCGGCGAACAGCCGCACGCCGCCGTCGACGACCATCGCCGAGCGCAGCGCGATGCCCCACTCGCCGTCGCCGGACGCGTCCATCCAGCCGACCGGGCCGGCGTAGCGGTCGCGCGGCATGCCCTCGATCTCGGCGATCAGCGCGGTCGCGGCCGGGGTCGGGGTGCCGCCGACGGCGGCCGAGGGGTGCAGCGACTCGGCGAGCTGCAGCGACGTCGCGACGTCGTGGACCACGCCGTTCACGTCGGTCGCGAGGTGCATCACGTTGGGCAGGTGCAGCACGAACGGCGCCTCGGGGACGTTCATCGAGGAGCAGTGCGGCTCGAGGGCGTCGGCGACCGAGCGGACGGCGTACTCGTGCTCCTCGAGGTCCTTCGAGGACCGGGCGAGGGTGGCGGCGAGGGCGAGGTCGCGCTCGTCGTCGCCGGTGCGCCGGATGGTGCCGGCCAGGATGCGGGAGGTCACCAGGCCGCGCTCGCGGCGCACCAGCATCTCGGGCGTGGCGCCGAAGAGTCCGTCGACGTGGAAGGTCCAGCACATCTCGTAGTCCTCGGCGAGGCGGCGCAGCGGCCAGCGCACGTCGAGGGGCTCGTCGGTGGTGGCGATCAGGTCGCGCGCGAGGACGACCTTCTCGAGGTCGCCCGACGAGATCCGGGCGACGGCCTCGGCGACCACCGACATCCACTCCTCGCCGTTGAGCGCGCCGTCGGAGAAGGTGATGCCCGCCGGCGGGCGGGGCGCGGGTGCGGGGACGAGGTCGGGGGTCGGGACCGAGACCGTGGTGAGCCAGGTGCGGTCGCCCCGTCGTCCGACCACGACCTCCGGGATGACCAGGACGGAGTCGCCGGGCTCGTCGGCGAACGCGAAGGCGCCGAAGCAGACGGGGCCGGTGCCGGGCTCGCCGACGAGGTCGTCGACCTCGGCGCGTCCCACGGTCTCCGACCACCACTTGACGGCGTCGCTGAAGCGGGTCGGGCCGGACGTCTCGAGCCGGGCCGCGACACCCCAGCCCACGAGGCCCTCCCCGCGACGCAGCCAGCTGACCGGCTGCTGCTCGGGCAGCAGGTCCAGGAGCGGGAGATCCGCCAGGTCCACCGGGACGGTGCGCACCACGAGCGGTGCGGTGGAGGCGGACGCAGGGGTCGTCACGACCGGGAAGCCTACGCCCGACCCCGCAACCGGACGACGGGAGATCGGGCAATCGGCAAACAGGAGGTCGGCCCGTCACCTAGGTTGCGCTGGGGTTAGTCGAGAGGACCGGGAGGCGTACGTGCCTGTCATGGATTCGCCGCTCGCGCGGCTGGAGCGCCACGCGCGCGAACGCGCCCTCGAGGTCGCGCTCGTCGAGCGGGCCGGCGACGGCTGGTCACGCCTGACGTGGAACGAGCTGTACCGCCGGGTCATCGACGGCGCCGCCGGGATGATCGAGGCCGGGGTCAACCCCGGGCAGGTCGTGGTGCTGCGCGTGCCGACCGGCGCCCGCCAGGTCGAGCTCGAGCTCGCGGTGCGCGTCGCGGGTGCGGTGCCGCTCCTCCTCCCCGAGCACATGGACCCCGCGGAGGTCGGCCGGCTCCTCGACGAGGTCGAGGTACGCCTGGTCGTCGTCGACCAGGAGAGCCGGCTGGCGCTGCTGCGACAGGCGGCGCTGCTCGACGCCCAGCTGTTCGAGTGCGACGACCGCTCGTGGGAGCGGCTGCGGGCGATGGGTCTCGACCGGCGCAAGCGGCAGCCCGACCTGCTGGCCTGGGTCGACCGGGCGCGCTCCGACGCGCCGTCCGGCGCGGTGCTGGGCCTGACGCGCGAGAAGAGCCACGCGTGGCTGTTCCGCCCCGAGTCCTCCGGCCTGCTGTCCGACCTCCGGCCCGACGACGTCGTGCTGCTGACGGGCGAGGCGACCGACCGCTTCACCACCGTCGTCCGCGACGCCCACCTCGGTGCCGGGTGCCTGCTGGCCTGGGTCGAGGGCCCGGACCAGCTCGAGGCCGCGCTGGCGCACGTCCGGCCGACCCACGTCCTGCTCGACCACACGGCCGCCCGGGTCCTCGAGGACCTGGTCGAGGCCGGCACCGTCGACGGCGCCCCGTGGCACGAGACGCCGCGCGAGGTCCTGGACGCCACCTCCGCGCAGGTGGCCGGCGCGAAGCTGGCGTCCCGCGCCCGCAAGCTGGCCGACGAGGTCGTCGCCCTGGCCCCGTGGTGGGGCGGGCGGCTGCGCGTCCTCGCGCTCGACGCCCGGGTCAACCGCACGGTCAGCGCGCTCGCGACGACCTTCGGCCTCCGGATCGGGCGCGTCGCGCACCACCCGGCCGTCCGGCTCGACCTCGGTGCCGAGCACGCGGTCGTCGCGGTCCCGGCGCCGGCGGCCGTCGAGGTCGCTGCGGCGACCTCCCTGCCGCGGCGCGGCCGCGGCGGCGCCGAGCTCGACTCGGCGTTCTCGCTGACGACCTGAGGCCCGTCTCAGCCTCCGGACGAGCGGCACCACAGGATCCGCACGCAACATCCACGCGAAGGTAAAACGGTCTCGCGCGGCGACACCGCGTCCGAGACTTCTTGACAGGTCAACCAGTCCGACGGTAGGCCGCCGAGGGGGGAGGTCCGACATGGCGTACGTGCCCGTGTCGCGTGCCGCGGCTCTGCCGAGCCGAGGCGCGGAGACCCCGCAGTCATCGCGCTGGACGGCCCTCGCGGACCACGCCCGGCAGCGCGGCGACCGGACCGCCCACCTGCTCGTGGCGGGCGACCGGACCGCGGCGCGCTCCTGGGCGGAGAGCGCGCGGGTGGTGGAGCAGGCGGCCGCCGGCCTCGTGCGCAGCGGCCTCCGCGTCGACCAGGTCGTGGTCTCGCTGGTGCCGCCCGGCCACGGATCCCCCGAGCTCGACCTGGCCCTCCGGTCGATCGGCGCCGTCGTGGTCCACGTCGACCCGCACGCCACGGCCGAGGACCTGGTCCGCGAGCTGACCGGCGTCGACGTACGCCTCGTGGTGGTCGAGGACGCGCACGACCTGCACCGGCTCCCCGACCTGTCCTTCCCGTCGGCCGAGCTCTTCGCGCTCGACGGGGGCCGCGGATGGGGCCGCCTCCTCCAGCTGGGTGCCGAGCGGCTGACGATGGACCCCGACGCGGTCGCTCGTGTGGACCGTTCCGTCGACCCCGAGGGCGCCCTGCCGCGCGTGCTGGGCCGCGGTCGTCCGATGGGTCGCGTGCCGGCCGAGGCGGCGCTGCCCGACGGCGTGGTCGACCCCGACGACGTCGTCCTGGTGGCGTGCGGCCCCGCCGACGCGCTGGGCCACCTGGCCGCCGACGCCCACCTCGCGGCCGGAGCGACGCTGGCCCAGCTGCCTCCCGGTGCCGACCTGCGCGCGGTGCTCGCCGAGGTCCGCCCGACCGTCCTCGTGCTGGCGGACGAGGCGACCGGGGTGCTGGTGTCGGGCCTCGACGTGGAGCCCGTCGCGCGCCCGCGCCGCGGACCGCTCCGGCGCGCCGTGCCGGCGGACGAGCGGCCGCGGCTGGGCGACCACCTGCGGCTCGTGGTGGCCTCCGGCGTCTCCGCCCGCGACCGTGCCGTGCTGGAGCGCGAGGGCGTGGAGGTGCTCGACCTCGGCGCCGTCCGGCTCGCGCCGGCCGACCTGCCGGTGCCGCCCCCGGTGGTCCTCGGCGACGCGGCTGACCTGCCGCGCCGCTCGCGCCACGAGCCGGGGGAGGACTTCCGGCTCGCCGTCGACCGGGCGCCGGCGCCCGTCGAGCCCGAGGAGTCGGCGTTCGTGCTCCCCTCGCTGCCGCTCTTCGGCGGTGAGTCGTTCCTCGACCAGCTGCTCCTCGCGCGCGCCCGCGAGGCCCAGCAGTGACCCCCGTGCGCCACCGCCTGCGCAGCAGGCGCCGCGGTGCCGCACTCCACAGCTCCCCGCCGGTCGTCGGCGGGACCAACGAGAAGGAAGACACCATGAACGTTGACGTGATCCTCAAGGAGGCCGTCTCCATCGACGGCGCCGTCGCCGCGCTGCTCGTGGACTACCAGTCGGGCATGGCCCTGGGCCAGGCCGGCGACGCCACGGCCCTGAACCTCGACGTGGCCGCCGCCGGCAACACCGACGTGGTCCGCTCGAAGATGCGCACCATGGAGAGCCTGGGTCTCGACGACACCATCGACGACATCCTCATCACCCTCGGTAAGGCCTACCACCTGATCAACCTGCCGAAGGGCCACCCGGGGCTGTTCATCTACCTGGTGCTCGACAAGAGCCGCGCGAACCTGGCGATGGCCCGGCACAAGCTCTCCACGCTCTCGACCCAGCTCGAGATCTGAGCGCAGGCGGGCCGGGTCAGGAGCGGTAGACGATCACCGCGTCGCCGATCCTGACCCGGTCGAACAGCCACGCGACGGCCGCGCGGTCGCGGACGTTGACACACCCGTGCGAGGCCCCGGCGTAGCCGTTGGCGGCGAAGTCGGGGGAGTAGTGGACGGCCTGCCCGCCGGAGAAGAACATCGCGAACGGCATCGAGGTGCCGTAGAGGCTCGAGACGTGGTCGCGCGACTTGCGGAAGACCGAGAACGCTCCCTCGCGGGTCGGCAGCTCGTCCGACCCGAAGCGGACCTCGACCGTCTTCAGCACCACGCCGTCGACCACCCACCGCAGCGACCGCGACGTCTTGTCGACGCACATCGCCCGCCCGGTGGTGCAGCGCGGGTCGAGCGCGGGACCGGCCGGCACGATGTTGAACAGCTCGGCCCTCGTGGGCTCGCGGGTCATGTCCTTCAGGCGGGTCAGCGTCCGGCGGTCGACCTCCCCGGTGACCGGGATCCGGCGCTTGGCCTGGAACCCCTCGACCGCCCGCACGGTGGAGCGGGCGTAGCGGCCGGTCACGTCACCGTCGTACCAGCGGACCTGCTTGAGGCGCGCCTGGACCTGGCGCACCCACATGCCGCGGTCGCCGCGCTCGAGCAGCGCCCGGCCCGGCGTGTAGACGTTGTGGAGCGCGTCGGAGGTCGGCTCCGTGGTGCGGGCCACGATCCTGGTCCAGGTGCGCTCGTCGACCACGCCGTCCGCGGTCCAGCCGCGCCGGCGCTGGAAGGTCGCCACGCCGTCGCGCGTCTCGACGTCGAAGCGGCTGGTCACCACCTCCGAGTGCAGGTCGAGCTGGTGCAGCCGGCTCTGCAGCACCCGCACCCGCCACCCCGAGTCGCCCAGCCGCATCGGGGTGAAGGCTTCCGCGCGGGCGGACGTCGACGGGGCGCCGGCGCCGGCCGGGGCGACGACCAGCAGCGAGGTGCAGGCCAGCGCGAGGACGAGCGCGACCAGCGGTGCGCCGAGGCGGTGCACCGTGCGGTGCGGGTCGTGGCGTGACATGTGGGTCCTCCCCCTCGGGCCGGCTCGGGGCCGGCGGCCCTCGAGTGTAGGGACGTCCCACCGCGCCCCCAGGTTGCGTGCCGCTGGGACGGGACGCCTACGCTCGGCGCGTGGCCCGCGCTGACCTGGACAAGCAACCGACCGACGTCCGACGCATGTTCGACACCGTGGCCAGGCGCTACGACCTCACCAACGACCTGATGACCGCCGGCATCCAGCGCAGCTGGCGTCGCTCGATGGTGGCGGCGGTCGGTGCCCGTCGCGGCGACCTGGTCCTCGACCTCGCAGCCGGCACCGGCTGCTCCAGCGAGCCGTTCCACGCGGTCGGCGCCACCGCCGTGCCGTGCGACTTCTCCGTCGGGATGCTGCAGCAGGGGAAGAAGGACCGGCCCTCGCTGCCGTTCGTCGCCGGCGACGGCACGCGGCTCCCGTTCCTCGACGACACCTTCGACGCGGTGACGATCTCCTACGGCCTGCGCAACTTCGTCGACCCGGTGAAGGGGCTGCGCGAGATGCGCCGGGTCACGCGACCCGGGGGGCGGCTCGTCGTCTGCGAGTTCAGCACCCCGACCAACGGGGCGTTCCGCAGCCTCTACATGGACGGCTTCATGCGCGCGCTGCCGGCGATCGCGTCGGTCACCGCCTCGGCGAGCGACGCCTACGTCTACCTGGCCGAGTCGATCCGCGCCTGGCCCGACCAGGCCGGCCTGGCCGCGATGCTTGCCGAGGCGGGCTGGCAGGCGCCAGAGTGGCGCAACCTGACGGGCGGCATCGTCGCCCTGCACCGCGCCACCGCCTGAGAGGGGCCACGGGGATGACCGACGCCGGGGGAGTCGTCCGCACCACGCACGAGCTGACGGCCGACGACCAGCGGGCGCTGGTGTCGCAGTGCACGCGGTGCCTCGTCCGAGACATGGCGTGGTGGGCGGTGCCGGCTGCGGTGGCCGGGGTCGGCACCGGAGTGGCCCTCGACCGGGGCGCCGTCCTCTCGGCGCTGCTCGTGGTCGTGCTCGTCGTCGTCCAGGTCGTCCAGCTGCGCCGCCAGCTGCGCGCCCTCCACCCGGTCGGCTCGGTCGTGGAGACCGTCGTCGGCCCGCACCGCCTGACCCAGGTCCAGGGTGCGATCGCGCTGCCGCAGGTCACCGGCGTGCGGCGGGAGGGCGCGATGGTCCGGATCGACCTCGGCCGGGACCACTCGCACCTCCTGCCCGAGCACGCGGACGTCCACCTGCTCCGCAGCCGTGCGGGCGTGCCGGCGCCGACGCCGGAGGGCCCCGGCGTGGTCGTCGTCCCGCCCGGCCTCGGGCGTCGTGCGGCCGCCCGGATCGTCGCCCGTCGGCTCTGGCGCGACGTCGACTCGTGGACGGCCGGGCTGGCGGTCGTCGCGATGGCGCTCCTGGGCGCGTGGGCGGTGGCCGCGACCGTGCTCGTCGCGCACGTGGGCGGGCTGCTCGTGCAGGCGTCGGCGAGCCGCCGCGAGTTCGACCGCGCGTTCCCGCCGGGCATCCCCGTCGAGGCCGAGTGGCGGGGGACCGAGCTGCTGGTGCGCAGCGAGCAGGGTGAGGCCACGGTCCCGGTGGGGCCGGTGGTGGCGCTGCGCGGGCGCGGCGACCTCGTCGTGGCGCACCGGCCGGGCGGGGGAGTGCTGCCGCTGCCGTCGGTGGTCGTCACCGACGCCTCGCGCAGCGCCCTGCTGGCGAATTAACACACGTCACTCTTGTCTAAATCCGCAGGTCAGGACACGTGAGCCAGGTCACCACCCCGACGTGACGCACGCCGCACCGGAGTCCTAGACTGTGGCACGCGCCACTCGTGAAGACATTCACAAGGTCACATGTCCACCCGGTCATGGGCGCAGGCACCGGAAGGGAAGCGATGCAGCTCTACACGCCGATCCTGGCGCTGGCACTCATCGCGACGGGGTTCGCGGTCTTCTCCGTCGTCATCAGCGCCTTCACCGGACCCAAGCGCTACAACCGGGCGAAGCTCGACTCCTACGAGTGCGGCATCGAGCCGACGCCGCAGCCCGTGGGCGGTGGCCGGTTCCCGGTGAAGTACTTCATCACCGCGATGCTCTTCATCGTCTTCGACATCGAGATCATCTTCCTCTACCCGTGGGCCGTCCACTTCGACGCGATGCGCCTGTTCGGACTGGTCGAGATGGTCCTGTTCATCGCCACTGTCTTCGTCGCGTACGCCTACGTCTGGCGCCGCGGCGGCCTCGACTGGGACTGAGGAAGCACCCATGGGACTCGAAGAGAAGCTGCCGTCCGGCGTCCTGCTGACCACCGTCGAGGGGGTCGCCGGCTACATGCGCAAGGCCTCGTTCTGGCCCGCGACGTTCGGCCTGGCCTGCTGCGCCATCGAGATGATGACGACCGGCGGACCGAAGTACGACCTCGCCCGCTTCGGCATGGAGGTCTTCCGCGCCAGCCCGCGCCAGGCCGACCTGATGATCGTGGCCGGCCGGGTGAGCCAGAAGATGGCCCCGGTCCTGCGCCAGATCTACGACCAGATGCCCGAGCCCAAGTGGGTGCTGGCGATGGGCGTGTGTGCCTCGTCGGGCGGCATGTTCAACAACTACGCGATCGTCCAGGGCGTCGACCACGTCGTGCCCGTCGACATGTACCTTCCCGGCTGCCCGCCGCGCCCGGAGATGCTCATCGACGCCATCCTCAAGCTCCACGACCAGGTCCAGTCCACCAAGCTGGGCGTCAACCGCACCAACGAGATCGCGGAGCTCGAGACCGCCGCGCTGCGCGCGCTCCCGACCTCGGAGATGAAGGGCCTGCTGCGGTGAGCGACGACAAGAGTGACCGGAA
Above is a genomic segment from Nocardioides okcheonensis containing:
- a CDS encoding demethylmenaquinone methyltransferase → MARADLDKQPTDVRRMFDTVARRYDLTNDLMTAGIQRSWRRSMVAAVGARRGDLVLDLAAGTGCSSEPFHAVGATAVPCDFSVGMLQQGKKDRPSLPFVAGDGTRLPFLDDTFDAVTISYGLRNFVDPVKGLREMRRVTRPGGRLVVCEFSTPTNGAFRSLYMDGFMRALPAIASVTASASDAYVYLAESIRAWPDQAGLAAMLAEAGWQAPEWRNLTGGIVALHRATA
- a CDS encoding NADH-quinone oxidoreductase subunit A; its protein translation is MQLYTPILALALIATGFAVFSVVISAFTGPKRYNRAKLDSYECGIEPTPQPVGGGRFPVKYFITAMLFIVFDIEIIFLYPWAVHFDAMRLFGLVEMVLFIATVFVAYAYVWRRGGLDWD
- a CDS encoding NuoB/complex I 20 kDa subunit family protein encodes the protein MGLEEKLPSGVLLTTVEGVAGYMRKASFWPATFGLACCAIEMMTTGGPKYDLARFGMEVFRASPRQADLMIVAGRVSQKMAPVLRQIYDQMPEPKWVLAMGVCASSGGMFNNYAIVQGVDHVVPVDMYLPGCPPRPEMLIDAILKLHDQVQSTKLGVNRTNEIAELETAALRALPTSEMKGLLR